The Pyrus communis chromosome 8, drPyrComm1.1, whole genome shotgun sequence region taacttaaaaaataagaccatctccaatgccTCGAAAACCTTCTGCTGGTCCAAAAGCTCATTCCAAACCCCACTCACAATGCAGTAATTGTTGTTGTAAGGCTGCCGGTGGTGTGCCGCGTGTTGCGGCCGCGATACCAAGACGCCTAAATCTTGCAAGGCCACCACAACTGGCGGCAGGCGGCTCTTGGTGCCGTGTGCCCAAGCATGAAACTGTTGGCTAAACATAATGGAGCCAGAGCACACTGCAACAAACCCATTAACTACTGGATCATCACACACTAGGTCTATAGGAAGCACAAAGAAAGTCACCACACGAGCTAGGGCATGTAAGTTGTTGGCAAATTGGCGCCTAGTGATCGTCCAAGGCCACTTGTGATGGCCTTGGAACGCTTCGATCTGGGGACCAAAAATTGGAGTCGAGGCCCCACCATAATTGTCAATGCCCCAATGGTACACTCCAGACCCGAGGTCTGCCAGCACATACCCAACCAAGCCTGCCAAAAAGGGCTCGAGCCATATGTGTGAATCAGCTGCACAAGTTACGGATTTGGCTAGAGAAACTAGGACTGTTGTGCACCCACTAGCCACCCATGCACGGTGAGACCATGTGGATAGCAAACTTGGGTCATTGGGTTGAGGAGGACGGATGGTGGTGTCTGTGAGTAGGGCGGGTGAGGGCGAGGGTGAGGGCTCTAGCAGTTGCAGTGGTGGTTTGAGGACTAGCTTTTCAGGGGCGGGATTCGCCTTGGTGGTGGAGGCGGAGCAATGCACGCTAGTGCGGAGGATTGGAGAGTGGGATGTGTGGAGTTGGTTTATGGGACTTGGGAGGAACTTGGTTTGGGTTAAGATAGCCATTGGAGGGTGCTAATGAGAGACAGTATAAGTGGCTAACTGGAGGcaatatatgtatatttgtCAAGTTTGGAGGAGTGGTTGGGAACGAAGGAGGTGGTTCTTGTGGTGGTGAGAAGCTGTGGAGAAATGTTGTGGTAGGCATAGGGTAGCGTGGGTTTATCAACTCCTCAACCTCCTTGTTGTGAATGAATTTTCACGAACAACGTTCTTTTGGACTTAAAATGTCACCCTCCCCAATATAAACATCAAATATTAGTCTCAtgatttccttcattttttttttttttttaatacatgtaTAGAATGTATCTCACTACATATTGATGGTAGATTGATTTTCTTACTTATACAGTCCCAGTACCACATGAAATGGTAGCGTACTTGTGGCTCTTAAGGCAAATAGTACATTGACGTAGAGTTGGTGACCTAAAGAATGCATCTCATGGGAGTTTGGATTCGGGTTGGGGGTTCCAAACCTTTGCTTGCGTTCCATTAGACTAACTCCTTGAGGTTTCCTTTATCATTTTAATCTTCATGCACTCAAACATGTTATATTATTAAGATTTAATTTGTATTTCTATAGAAATAAAAAGCTATGAGTTTAAATGATGTATTTAAATGCGAAAGTTCAATTAACTTGTAGctcaagtaattaaaaatcgCAGCTTGGAAACACCTCATTAACAAGAGAGCATCATTATCTCCTTATTAATGGTGATCAATTTGAAAACTCATGTCATGCTTTTCACACAGCACGAGCTACCTTTGACAGCTTACAGATTACAGACGTGGAAACATCTAAGTCTTACATATGACAGATTACAGACGTGGAATCATCTAAGCCGTTGGATTGGTTTGACCGAAGGGACGAGTGCGAAGGAAGAAAAACCCAGTCCTTTGAATTGTGCGGTGGCTCATGAGTGTGtggagttttattttattttatttatattatattttattttttattttatttatttattttttattttttaaacaatcaGAGTGGCGAAAGCATAATGTCCATAACCCGCCTTTTTAATCGTTATCACTTCTCTATGAAAAATCACTATCGCTTCTCGTAAAAAACCAAGAACAAAGATGGTATTTTAATTGCGTGGTGGCTCATAACTCTCACCTCATAAGCAAAGCATTTGAGATGTGGTGGTGGTCCTTTTCTCCTCGTTGAGAAGCTTCTTGCAAATTAAAGGATTGCTAGTAAATGATAAGGACACACTTGGCATGCAGTTGACGTCGGATATTCGTTTCCTCAAAAGCATCTACAACTAGCATGATTCTCCAATTAGATCACCTTTTATACGGCATCGTTCAAATGAAAATTCATGTCAATATATACTAATTGCTCATCAATTttagaattaaaaataattaattgctCATCATTtagaattaaaaagaattaGAGCATTTGGTTCTTGAATTTTGGCCTAATTGAAGCTTTGATCATTAAACTAAAAATTCAAATCTTCTAGCTAGAAAATGCGATATGAGATAGGTGTTCAGGTGGTTTTCTAGGATTCACAAAATGAAAATACTATTATAAATTTCATCCAAgattccaaaataaaaaagtttaaaaggCAAAATAATTGATGAAAATTCTAACAGAGTTATAGTTCATTTGAGTAGCATAATTATAAATTCATCCTAAATAAGAGTTTAAAAGGTAAAACATGGATGAAAATTCTAAAAGAGTAACCTAAGAACTACTACTACACATTGTAATTTGTAATAAGTTTATGGACCAATATTCACAGAATTTTAGTTTAGGGATACAAACTCCAATTAGACTAAAACATATAGACCACTGCTccaattgtgacatcccacatcacctaggggagtgatctttatatgtatattctcatccctacctagcacgaggctttttgggagctcactggctttgggttccatgggaactccgaagttaagcgagtagcgcacgagagcactcccatgatgggtgacccactaggaagttctcatgtgagttcccagaaacaaaaccgtgagggaatggtaagcccaaagcggacaatatcgtgctacggtggtgaagtgggcctgggaagtgatccgcccccgaccgggatgtgacaccaatTATCttgtaaaattaaattaaatttgtagaagaATAATGGATTTCCTAAACAAGGCAATATTATTGATGTTCCAAACTATGACGTTGAGCTGAATGCAAAAACAGAAACTTTTGTGCGTGTCGTGGATTTGAAAAGTTTTAAGTAAACACCATAAACAAGACATTACACAATCGAACTTCTGCGAAGATTGATGATAGAATTTTTAGTACCTACTAAAAGAAGGTTAAAATCACACAAATATTTGCAAGAGTACTCAGATGTTATTGTATAGatgctcatgcaaggtcgttctccacaaaGACTATTTgaataatatatgtaaaaataattcctaattaactacctaaaactaaaaatttagaaatatgatttggaaattgggtaatattaaaaatgaattttaattaaaaacaactaATAAATTCAGTCAGAATTaatatgataaaagaaaagagtttttaaataccaatttataaaagcactagggttccaccagcacctagcaatcctatgtatttttaccaattacttatgatctacacatgccactttaaatgttaggttttcctaatgtatattctacttggaacctccaacatagaacgtatatctaacatgcaatatGTCTGAatgttcagatcaaatatgaacatgagagactcattatgttttgtgaaaaccctttgaaaaaccatgcaacccttaagacgtggtgttcatcttaagcAAGATTACATTTATcaaccacaagaagccagcgTTAATTTCAGGGGACCTTCCGACCAAATTtgtatcaaattacttttctaaatatcctaatggtgatcaggcattaagacaattagatagtttaagcataatgattaataattcaaaacactatgttttagaattaaaaataaaaaataaaaagaattaattgCTCATCATGtagaattaaaaagaattaattgCTCATCATgtcgaattaaaaaaaattaaaaaaaattaattaaaaaaaattaaaaagcatTTTTAAAATTGCTGCCTGCTTCAATTTtagaattaaaaagaattaattgCTCATCATGtagaattaaaaagaattaGAGACTTGAATTTTGGCCTAACTGAAGCTTTGATCATTAAACTAAAATTTCAAATCTTCTGGTTAGAAAATGCGAAATGAGATAGGTGCTCAggtggcgttctaggattcacaaaatgaaaatattattaaaattttttatccaagatttcaaaataaaagtttaaaaggCAAAACAATGGATGAAAATTCTAAAAGAGTTACAGTTCATTTGAGTAGCATAATTATAAATTCACCCTAAATAAGAGTTTAAAAGGTAAAACATGGATGAAATTTCTAAAAGAGTAACCTAAGAACTACTACTACACATTGTAATACGTTCATGACCAATATTCATGGAAATTTAATTTAGAGATACAAACTCCAATTagactaatatatatatatatatatatattagagccaagtggttggtaattgcattagcatctatctAATCTGTTTATTGTTATTCACATACTTGTATcttatctgcatttcttaatcgtcggtcctcagttcttctttcttccagccaaacagtaagacgtggtccaaacaataagtcccaggagaggcatgagcggagcgcatgagcgggggaagagtctagacatacgaggaaggtgaatcttttaagtcttgcatatagtatacttgttttgtgcatttcatgagtagattatttagatctagttcaatggccagcactagctctagatccaccttaggaactatacctgacattgtcaatgaagaacaaaaactggattttcaaacagacgaaagtattgatttttccgactggaacattccaaaagtttcaacccaaaatatttacaagaaaaaatggtctttgacctcttttaaatccgaacatcacgtcaaaacagttgagaaggcttatgctcttagcaaagaacatgagacttgtcaattgttttctccagaacaaatcaaagcgcatcgcaaaaacggtcataactatcttcacattggtttagttcaaatcgctGTTATACCTTTAACGCGAAAAGGTCTTAATACGTctattcttttatgtcttcgtgacgcccgatttactgattttaacgatagtattcttggaatgattgaatcaagtctttataacggacctatccattttgattgttttccagatctcacaataagtctttcagacccacatgttttaaaagctcttaCTCTCAATATCAAAACCTCTGggtaccaagtcctggaaggaacacaacctttggcacttatttttagaaattattacaaagtcactggcacaaacatgaattttcaagctttgaacaaaagtcctcgcgaccacactcttttaatccaaacaacccaagaaagcgcaaacataagagtaccaagaaccattaggtggtcagacatcagtctcccctcagattggtgtttaattaatgaaagtaagccggtttccgtccaaaacagcctcgttaatctcgacaacattgaacaatattttgatggcacagttaaaatcaattttgatcgtccagcaagaaaatcttgtgaatcagttttgtcacacaaatcttttactcctagcagacagtctttttctggatccacgtcaaccgatagactgggtcgagatcaagatttgatcaaatctttagtaaacaaaaagttaaaagagcaggaagctgcacaacaagatctagtcaatgatttactcaaattaaagtctgtcgacacttcttcacaagttgcgcatcctgtttatcatcctccaaaccaagaagaacccacttctccaactccttctgattttgaaacaacatcggtgaatcaccaattacttgttttaaacaaaccacataaaatacgatggaggaagcttaaagctaacatcgcttctgaggaaaacatccccagaagaaatatttttagaaaaaagtattgtgatgaagaaaagctagccatatatgccgaatggaaagcttttgtagaacaataccaatttgaaatatctttctttgattttattgaaaaacattatgaaacaaaaaacaaagttacggttgttaccaaagaaaattgggttaaggaagacaaaactttggTTTCCTCtagtcatcctcccaaagaaaatattttgatttCCACCGGTAATACCAACATTCCCGCAACtcctttcaaaattccaaaagaagattctggttttaaacctgtcattgaacagaataattttacaaaccaaagttttcatactattggaaaacagttagacaaaattgaaaccaaaatcgacaaattgtctcaaccaaaatcttttcaaaaagaaaaacctttagtaaattttactgatactgcttcaagttccactgctttaaaatctatgactactttacaaaaaattgatcatatgctcactgagctcaaaaaagaaaaagttgttaatgttttgcaaaacaatgatgtttctgtcgaagaagaaaacACATCTGATCCAgattcttctcaggacacggaaactagttctgctattcaaaatattgaaaatgcttttcacaacattgatcttcaaccaactcttgatttaaaacgtattcgtactcatccggtcaaccctacttctctcacaaaaaactggtatcccaggccaactcctcctgaccttcaatttgaagaacgaaatattcaaaatcaattttcagtttcagccgacaaactttatgagtggaacatagatgacttatccgaacaagaacttttgaacaaacttcaacacatgtccatggttgctaatagctacatttcaaatcacaattttacacaaacacaaatcgttgatcttctcgtcactggtttcactggaatgcttcattcttggtgggagaagcacttaacttctcagtccagagatgaaatacgctttgcggtcaaaaaagatgaggaaggatttcccatttttgacgaaacgataggacagggaatacccgatgaagtaaatactttactttatacgattatagaacactttataggaacacccagcaacgttactattcgtattcacgaccaactgagtaatttaaggtgtccaaccttaagtgatttcagatggtataaagatgttttcatatccagagttatgcttcgggaagatagtaatcaacctttttggaaagaaaaatttatcaatggtttaccaaatctttttgctcacaaaattcgaaatgttatatatatatatatatatatatatatatatatatagaccaCTACTGCAATTATctcttaaaattaaattaaatttgcagaAGAATAATGGATTTCCTAAACAAAGCAATATTATTGATGTTCCAAACTATGatgttggagaaatttttccattGTTCGGGCTCATTAGTTGACCTGGAGTTCCACCCATAATGACTTGACACCTGTAAACATTTTTCATAGAACACGCtgtttaagaattaaaaaataaaacatattggGGTTTAGGCCCCACTAGTCTCTTAttcctctctcccttctttaGGAAATGCCTTTTCATCACTATAGCACCAACCTTCTCTCTTCCCTGTCCATCGCCGTCTCTATGCACACTGCCAAGCAAGCAATCTCCGACCAAATCGTCACCACCACCTGCATCCGAACGTCCTCTACTGCCACCACCAAGATCACCCACTCGATGTTGATGCCTTTCGCCCAACAACAACATCATGCCCACCACTACGAACACCCACCCGAAACTCCAGTCTTTATCACCCAActgaaatatgaatttgataccatcttcttcttctataGTCTTTCCCAACTGAAATATGATTTTAAAAGAGATGgcataaaaattttgaaattaattgttgagttataattttaaataatgatacaccccgatcgagatcagggcatgatgggcgtcacgtggaagtgatgtaaccatgtgcacatTGCGGAAGCTaaacataataataaaagtacgaataaataaaaaccagctatacacaaCGTAAGAACCTACATGTGCAAGCATGAAAAatagagcacgaagacctaatgcagtccagaagaaacaatactacaaaaacacacccaaaggtggtcctacactggtgataatctgtcagatatgccgaggaaatcctctggggagccaccaaaagtgctatccaactagaacttggaggggcacaaaacaaaaagtgtgagtgggcaaaaacaaagcttttcaaaaaccatttcataaacaagttctaacccctcgccgtaaaacctgtatacttcccaaaaaagtagaatatacatatatataagtcatgctcagaaatatgccatgtcaaatgtctctaaatagaatgcaagtgctcaggaatgtcaaatcaatgtcatgtaatttgtcagccgaagtcacctaacgtgacctgtacggctgaatctagagctcaaatctccatctcactaactatacctgcacacgagtcggaaccacctaaagtggtctgtacaacaggactgggtgtaatataagtacgctcaagtgctacgatcacgtgaaggctgggcgaataatcgcgggtcacctacgagtcggaaccacctaaagtggtatgtacgacatgactgtgcacctaacttggatccaagatgagcgtgtggtgcgggaggtgaacatcacgtgaaggattgtgcccaactctgggtgggagcactaacatcgggggtgtaggttatgagctttctatgcatctcaaatcactactaaacataaacataaaccataacttacctggcacttacctgtgcgtccacaacaccaatacacatatatatatatatatatatgcaactaataatgcgtaaatagatggcaaacaataagcatgacatataaacgaataaacgtttcatttcactttctgggaaaagtataagtatataggtatatacggaaaaccaaaagcccactcactggtatgtagaagggtcgtaacccccttaccTTGAGTGACCGCGCtagtcctcgggataggtctcacctatatgcgaaacaactataaaaacgttaattttaaaacacacaaccaaccttatgaaataacttctcatacaatgcttaaATGgagtgtatgaatacaccaacgtgatctactcaacctcaggaacatccccatatttttagaaaaaatttccaccgccgcacgcgcctccacgcgccgcccacgcgcaggcacgtgcctggcacactaacggcgtcagttaacgccgtcaggaatattccgttaactttaacggattccgttaacgccgttaggaatattccgtccaaattgacggaatattccgtcatcttctccggcgccgaaaaatcgggaaaactttaaaaccttgtttctcactcgtttttcaaccaaatttcacaaaattggtaccaaaatgaagcttacaacaagaggaacaaatccataccactttcaagcaccaAAACACACGGGATCtcaccgggaaaacaccaccaactccggccaaccttgtaactcacgatcccaacgtccaaaaccttcaaacgaaccaccccgagcctcctaaggacctcaccaagcttcctacaagcttgaaattcccaaaaacacaagaattaacgtgtgcatgaacagtgaccaaataggggtatcccgagttcgacgtgaaaacgaaggtatccttacctgaaatgggtatggttgaactcctacggacctcacgagcatgaatatgtaatttgtttcctcgatctgtgaaggtttggatgTTTTTGATTGTTGTCCATACAAGAAGgatagaaatgggagagagaaaaGGCTTGGGACAGGGATGCAGGACTGGGAAAAGGGTGATGGGGTGTGGGAaggtgtgtgtggtccagaactagccaaacaaaactcaaaacaaccacacaacgaaaccaACAATAATAGGGGCAAaaacgtcatttcacccctacggttcgaaaatccggaacgggctgtcacaaatAATGTAAATGTAAAAATCTTGGATGTTTTTGTCAGAGATTGCTTGGTTGCCGGTGTGCATGGAAACGGCAAAGGGAGAGGAAGAGCAAAGGCTGGCTGGTGTTGAATTCATAAAATGCCTTTCACTTTCCCGAAGAAGGGagatatgaaggagtgggtccAAATcccaatatgttttttttaatctttaaatGGTGGGTTGGTGTTAAAATGTGTATAGGTGTCAATTCAAGATTGGTGGAACTCCAGGTCAGCTAATGAGTCGAGAACCTAGAAAAATTTCTCATGACGCTGAGCTAAATGCAAAAACATAAACTTTTGTGCGTGTCGTGGATTTAAAAAGTTTTAGCTAAACACGGTAAACAAGACATTGCTCAATCAAACTTCTGCGAAGATTGATGATAGGATTTTTAGTACCTACGAAAAGAGtattaaaatcacacaaaatacttgcaagagtacaagaaTGTTGTAGTATAGACGCTTATggaaggtcgttctccacaaggaCTATTTAAATAATATATGTACAAACAATTCCTAATTAACTACATACAAACAATTCCTAATTAACTACTTAAAACTAAACATTTAGAAATATGATTTGGAAATTGcgtaatattaaaaacgaattttaattaaaaacaaataataaattcagccaaaattaatacaataaaagaaaagagcttttaaatatcaatttataaaagcactagggttccgccagcacctagcaatcctatgtatttttaccaattacttatgatatACAAATGCCACTTTGAATATTAGATTTTCCTAATATATGTGCTACTTGGAATCTCCAAATAAACGTATATttaacatgcaatccgtccgGACGTTtggatcaaatatgaacattAGAGACTCATTATGTTTTGTGAAATcgttttgaaaaaccatgcaacccttaagacgtagTGTTCATCTTAAGCaagattacaattattaaccacaggAAGCCAGCGTCAATTTTAGGGAActttccgaccaaaattgcattaaattacttttctaaagatcctaatggtgatcaagcattaagacaattagatagtttaagcacagtgattaataattcaaagcatacatgcaatcaatcataagcaatcaaataaaaattacacATTCATGTTAAGGCTCAAGGCTTAGCCCTAGCAAAACGGATTAGTTATgcatatttataattaaaatcaaagaaaatattattatgaagaaaaagattgaaaacatctcaaactaaaagtttgaaaatcttCAAGAGCCCTAACCAATTTCCTATCTCCAAAGTCAGACGAAAGAAGAAGTAAAAACTAGGGTCGACCAAGCTTTATGACCCGGCCTTGGGTGACGACTCTAGTTCAGAAGAAGAGGTGATCTCGGCACCAGGTTGCGATAAAGGGCTCGAGAAGCCCAAGGCCGAAGAAAAGCCCAAGGGGCTAGAAATTGAGAATTTACATGTCAACtacataatttaaaataaaaattaataattgatttaggattttaatactcacatctttattaaactcctaactaattttcaattcaaaacatttcccaaaaaaaaaaaaaaaaaaaaaaaaaaaagagtaagtTTGTACcccttaattttttataaaaaagttttcaattttttaatcttatatgtacccattcatgtaacttttcaaatttttaatcttaaaatgtacccatcctgacacttagtactacaatatAGTATTATTCCTCTTTTCTTGTAAGTGTGAggtattaggttcgattctcgctaaaggctTTGAACCACTATtattagcctattgtgaggcaaaacccaccctctctctcatagtgtagataatatcgtttgttaaaaaaaatgtacctattcttaaatataccaatttgttgtatgtaaaatgtaccttttttttttatatatttttttatataaaatctattcaattttttctaatccatttttaaacttacatgggtacattctttttcttgatttgagaatgtatccatgtcaaattcaatcaaagaaatttactaatgttattaagcctaatatctattattttttgtgtgattttgaagaatgtacctatattttggtacaataactttttttgttaattttgatgaatgtaccatgtttacacacacacacacacacacaatatattgaagtgtataatttttgttttagtatttaattttaatcccacaaattataggtttttttttaatttaaaatctcattaatataaacaactataatttataatttaaaaaatatagtacctacatagaaata contains the following coding sequences:
- the LOC137742698 gene encoding fatty acid desaturase 4, chloroplastic-like, whose product is MAILTQTKFLPSPINQLHTSHSPILRTSVHCSASTTKANPAPEKLVLKPPLQLLEPSPSPSPALLTDTTIRPPQPNDPSLLSTWSHRAWVASGCTTVLVSLAKSVTCAADSHIWLEPFLAGLVGYVLADLGSGVYHWGIDNYGGASTPIFGPQIEAFQGHHKWPWTITRRQFANNLHALARVVTFFVLPIDLVCDDPVVNGFVAVCSGSIMFSQQFHAWAHGTKSRLPPVVVALQDLGVLVSRPQHAAHHRQPYNNNYCIVSGVWNELLDQQKVFEALEMVLFFKLGLRPRSWSEPSSEWIEETETASQLQGQ